CAATGGCTTGCTGCAGGGGCGCAGTATTGTGGATCTACCGGATTGGCTCGCGGCGTTGTTGGCTACCGCCCTGGTGGCTCTTTTGCTGGGCCTGCTGCTGTATCGACCGCGTTACGCGCTGTGGATGACTCTGGGCGGCATGGCTGCCTCGATACTCGGTTCGTGGGTGCTGTTGAGCCTCGGACACTGGTGGTCGCCCGCAGCGTGTCTGATTGGCTTGTTGCTCAGCTATTTAATCTGGAACTGGCGACGCTTGAGTGTGATCCTCGCCTACTTCGGCTGGGAACTCGCCCGTCTGGATAACGAACCCAAAGTCTTGCCAGAGCGGCGGCGCGCGCCTGCCAGTAAGGGCGATGTGCTGCAAGGGCGCATCTTCGCCCTTGAGCAGGTGGTCAGTCGCACGCGCGATACTCGGCGCTTTATGGCCGATGGATTGGAATGCTTGCCGGTCGCGACACTGATTACCGACCCTCAGGGCAGCATCCTGTTGGCCAATCGCGTTGCCCGTGATGTATTCGGCGGCGACCTGGTGCGCGAAAACCTCCTGGAACATCTGGCCGATCTGGGTTATCCGCCGCTGCATAACGGTATGCGCCCTGCCCTGTGCGAATTGGAGTTGGTCGAGTTCCGAGATATTCACCAACGTAGCTTGCGCATGGAGCTTGCACCCTTGCTGCCGGCCGAAGGTGACATCGCCCTTGGTTGGCTGCTGAGCCTCACGGATTTAAGCAAGGAACGCGAAGCCCAACAGCATCGCGAGACCATGCTGCGTTTTTTGTCCCATGACCTGCGGGCGCCACATTCGGCAATCCTCGCCCTGTTGGATCTACATGAAAGTGAATCGCCCGTATTTGACCAGATCGAACAACAGGTCCGTCGGGCGCTGAGCCTGACCGAATCCTTCGTGCAACTGGCGAAAGCCGAGGCTGACGGCTACCAATTTCAGCCCACCCTGTTCGCCATGCTAGTGATGGATGCTTTCGACCAGGTAGCGATCATCGCCCAGCTCAAGGGCATTCATCTGGTTCACGATCTGGATGAAGCCGATGAAGGCATGGTGAACGCCGATCAATCGCTGCTCACCCGAGCGCTGTTCAATGTGCTGGAGAATGCGATCAAATATTCGCCGTCCACCACCACCATCAGGTTAAGCCACGTCAGCGTGCGGGGCTGGTTGGAATGTCGCATCAGCGACCAGGGGCCCGGTATTGCCCCGCAGGATTTGCCGGAACTGTTCAATCAATATCGGCGCTTCGATTCGGCCCACGGCAGCGACGGTTTGGGGTTGGGCCTGACGATGGTGAAGGCTGTGGTGGAACGCCACGGTGGGCGCGTGATATGCGAAAGCGAGCTGGGTACCGGCTCGACTTTTATCCTGCGGCTGCCGCAGTTAGACGATTGAAAAGCGATTTTTTTGCTGTGTATAAAAA
This genomic stretch from Pseudomonas orientalis harbors:
- a CDS encoding CHASE2 domain-containing protein, whose translation is MKLWGKAEKRQPTRAQLLFHGLVREWLLIGLVLLPLTAYLSLSPGLALNNPLYDSLRQLTPLPVDPRIVLVTIDAPSLEEIGPWPWPRSVHADMVERLSAAQPAAILFDVIFSGPGEGAGDQRLAEAVCKAGNVLLPVVMDSGARSSQSGEPFSPLFKCAMGIGHINVESDSDGVVRSLYLREGPPGNALPQLAWLAFTLNGQPGGMPGIPQEPDAQQWHQEHEIRVPFTSAHERFPSVSYASVLRGEVSPEWLRGRLILVGATAYGMGENFVTPLSSTRSTAGVEIQANVLNGLLQGRSIVDLPDWLAALLATALVALLLGLLLYRPRYALWMTLGGMAASILGSWVLLSLGHWWSPAACLIGLLLSYLIWNWRRLSVILAYFGWELARLDNEPKVLPERRRAPASKGDVLQGRIFALEQVVSRTRDTRRFMADGLECLPVATLITDPQGSILLANRVARDVFGGDLVRENLLEHLADLGYPPLHNGMRPALCELELVEFRDIHQRSLRMELAPLLPAEGDIALGWLLSLTDLSKEREAQQHRETMLRFLSHDLRAPHSAILALLDLHESESPVFDQIEQQVRRALSLTESFVQLAKAEADGYQFQPTLFAMLVMDAFDQVAIIAQLKGIHLVHDLDEADEGMVNADQSLLTRALFNVLENAIKYSPSTTTIRLSHVSVRGWLECRISDQGPGIAPQDLPELFNQYRRFDSAHGSDGLGLGLTMVKAVVERHGGRVICESELGTGSTFILRLPQLDD